A stretch of Helicobacter pylori oki112 DNA encodes these proteins:
- the rpiB gene encoding ribose 5-phosphate isomerase B: MNKPLKFSQVFIGSDHAGVHLAEFVKHFLEDKDFKIQAFLPTMRVDYPDYAKLVCQKVLENAQSYGILVCATGIGMSMGANRFKGIRAALCLDAYMAKMTRLHNNANVLCLGEKISGIGVTESILEAFFSTEFEQGRHVLRIQKLDESLKSST; the protein is encoded by the coding sequence ATGAATAAGCCCTTAAAGTTTTCTCAAGTTTTTATAGGAAGCGATCATGCAGGGGTGCATCTTGCAGAGTTTGTTAAACATTTTTTAGAAGACAAGGATTTTAAGATCCAAGCTTTTTTACCCACCATGAGGGTGGATTACCCTGATTACGCCAAATTAGTGTGCCAAAAGGTCTTAGAAAATGCGCAAAGCTATGGCATTTTAGTGTGCGCCACAGGGATAGGCATGAGCATGGGCGCTAATCGCTTTAAGGGTATTAGAGCCGCTTTGTGCCTTGATGCCTACATGGCTAAAATGACTCGCTTGCATAATAACGCTAATGTCTTGTGCTTGGGTGAAAAGATTAGCGGTATTGGCGTAACAGAAAGCATTTTAGAAGCGTTTTTCTCTACAGAATTTGAACAAGGCCGCCATGTGTTGCGCATCCAAAAGCTAGATGAATCGCTGAAATCATCAACCTAA
- a CDS encoding LTA synthase family protein, which yields MKSLSHALFSLFLKGFYFTFFMSLLFVFNRIGFILYTGYYKHALKNPIFDEIIKTLFNGARYDNRVVSSLSILFILIGLLGLLAPKHQTRMLNIMACFSIAIILFLNIANIVYYGIYGNVFDENLLEFLHEDTLTILKMSGEYPILSSFSLFVILSVLISFIYFKLQNALFKSKNVHQTIKPLKTFILFILFSLTQMFYINAQLSFVGASLDLSIEPAKDPFLMKITPGAFRNLYLLARNYRQSHNLKFSDFAKETPLEVAKNYFHLKENPSNNLYELLTQTSHNDSLQTIQHVFYIVSESLSSWHFDPKFDAIGLTSALQDLVKKEHAYMLSAFIESAPRTVKSLDVQITGLPYINDNNLVNSGVILPSFPMAIGNITKTLGYKNNFYYGGSGIWNKLTSFTKKQGFHALYFNNHLLEFAKNKPYPKPIESNWGVHDNILFDYILENTNPNEKTFSMVMTLSNHAIKNVNLKAFGVPLEKIQKFVENTPKSENLPDANSLGHIYWYDKVVVDFIKKASQKFPNSLFIITGDHFDRSYEYAKNDLYTIKSVPLILYAPTLKPETISQVGSHLDIAPTIVELVAPEGFPFVSFGKPLFSNNTTNPPSHPNYALGYEAIATKDYFYNPSLGLRYLNESPKEPEDKQNDKKQNDKTEASKFYQQLESLKALSFYLLYHGANLKD from the coding sequence ATGAAATCCCTATCCCATGCCCTTTTTTCGCTCTTTTTAAAAGGTTTTTATTTCACCTTTTTTATGAGCTTGTTGTTTGTGTTTAATCGTATCGGCTTTATCCTTTATACAGGCTATTATAAGCATGCCTTAAAAAACCCTATTTTTGATGAAATCATCAAAACCCTATTCAATGGAGCCAGATACGATAATCGTGTGGTCTCAAGCTTATCGATTCTTTTTATCCTCATCGGGTTATTAGGGTTATTGGCCCCCAAACACCAAACCAGAATGCTTAATATTATGGCGTGTTTTTCTATCGCTATTATTCTGTTTTTAAATATTGCGAACATTGTTTATTATGGCATTTATGGGAATGTGTTTGATGAAAATTTATTGGAATTTTTGCATGAAGACACGCTCACGATTTTAAAAATGAGTGGGGAATACCCTATTCTTTCTAGTTTTTCACTCTTTGTAATCCTTAGCGTTTTAATTTCTTTTATCTATTTCAAACTCCAAAACGCCCTTTTTAAGTCCAAAAATGTTCATCAAACCATCAAACCCCTTAAAACTTTCATTTTATTCATTCTTTTTTCGCTCACGCAAATGTTTTACATTAACGCGCAATTGAGCTTTGTTGGCGCGTCTTTAGATCTCAGCATAGAGCCAGCCAAAGATCCTTTTTTAATGAAAATTACCCCCGGGGCGTTTCGCAACCTTTATCTTTTGGCGCGCAATTACAGACAAAGCCATAACCTTAAATTCAGCGATTTTGCTAAAGAAACGCCTTTAGAAGTGGCGAAAAATTATTTCCATCTTAAAGAAAACCCTTCAAACAACCTCTATGAGTTGCTAACTCAGACAAGCCACAACGATTCTCTTCAAACCATTCAACATGTTTTTTATATCGTTTCAGAGTCTTTGAGTTCATGGCATTTTGATCCAAAATTTGACGCCATCGGGCTAACGAGCGCTTTACAAGATCTGGTTAAAAAAGAGCATGCCTATATGCTTTCTGCTTTTATTGAAAGCGCCCCACGAACCGTTAAAAGCCTGGATGTCCAAATCACAGGCTTGCCTTATATTAATGATAACAATTTAGTCAATTCAGGAGTGATTCTTCCTAGCTTTCCTATGGCAATTGGCAATATCACAAAAACTCTGGGTTATAAAAACAACTTTTATTATGGGGGTAGCGGGATTTGGAACAAACTAACCAGTTTCACCAAAAAACAAGGTTTTCACGCCCTCTATTTCAATAACCATCTCTTAGAATTTGCCAAGAACAAGCCCTACCCTAAGCCCATAGAGAGCAACTGGGGAGTGCATGATAATATTTTATTTGACTATATTTTAGAAAACACCAACCCCAATGAAAAAACTTTCAGCATGGTCATGACTTTAAGTAATCATGCGATCAAAAACGTGAATCTCAAAGCCTTTGGCGTGCCTTTAGAAAAAATCCAAAAATTTGTAGAAAATACCCCCAAATCAGAAAATCTACCGGACGCTAATTCTTTAGGGCATATTTACTGGTATGACAAAGTGGTAGTTGATTTCATTAAAAAAGCCAGCCAAAAATTCCCTAACTCGCTTTTTATCATCACAGGAGATCATTTTGACAGGAGCTATGAATACGCTAAAAACGATTTATATACGATTAAATCCGTGCCGCTTATTTTATATGCCCCTACTTTAAAGCCTGAAACAATCAGTCAAGTCGGATCGCATTTAGACATCGCCCCTACGATTGTTGAATTAGTCGCTCCTGAAGGTTTTCCATTTGTGAGTTTTGGAAAGCCTTTATTTTCTAACAATACAACAAACCCCCCAAGCCACCCCAATTACGCGCTAGGTTATGAAGCGATCGCTACCAAAGATTATTTTTATAACCCAAGTTTGGGGTTAAGGTATTTGAACGAAAGCCCTAAAGAGCCAGAGGATAAACAAAACGACAAGAAACAAAACGACAAAACAGAAGCTTCTAAGTTTTACCAGCAACTAGAATCCTTAAAAGCCCTTAGTTTTTACTTGCTCTATCATGGGGCTAATCTTAAAGATTGA
- a CDS encoding energy transducer TonB has translation MPENSKLQPAKLGKNFDPVDHSNRNFFFSLILSVLLHWLIYFLFEHREDFFPSKPKLVKLNPENLLVLKRGHSQDPSKNTPGAPKPTLAGPQKPPTPPTPPTPPTPPTPPKPIEKPKPEPKPKPKPKPEPKKPNHKHKALKKVEKVEEKKVVEEKKEEKKVVEQKVEHKKVEEKKPVKKEFDPNQLSFLPKEVAPPRQENNKGLDNQTRRDIDELYGEEFGDLGTAEKDFIRNNLRDIGRITQKYLEYPQVAAYLGQDGTNAVEFYLHPNGDISDLKIIIGSEYKMLDDNTLKTIQIAYKDYPRPKTKTLIRIRVRYYLGGN, from the coding sequence ATGCCGGAAAATTCTAAACTACAACCTGCTAAATTAGGGAAAAATTTTGACCCTGTGGATCATTCTAATAGGAATTTTTTCTTTTCTCTCATTCTGTCTGTATTGTTGCATTGGTTGATTTATTTTTTATTTGAACACAGAGAAGATTTTTTTCCTTCAAAACCCAAGCTCGTTAAATTAAATCCTGAAAATTTATTGGTTTTAAAAAGAGGCCATTCGCAAGATCCCAGTAAAAACACCCCAGGCGCTCCTAAACCCACGCTGGCTGGCCCCCAAAAACCTCCAACGCCTCCCACACCCCCAACTCCGCCAACCCCGCCAACCCCGCCAAAACCTATAGAAAAGCCTAAGCCTGAGCCTAAACCAAAGCCAAAACCCAAACCTGAACCCAAAAAGCCCAACCACAAACATAAGGCTCTTAAAAAAGTGGAAAAAGTGGAAGAGAAAAAAGTAGTAGAGGAGAAAAAAGAAGAGAAAAAAGTAGTAGAACAAAAAGTAGAGCATAAAAAAGTGGAAGAGAAAAAACCTGTCAAAAAAGAATTTGACCCTAACCAGCTTTCTTTCTTGCCTAAAGAAGTTGCGCCACCCAGACAAGAAAATAATAAAGGCTTGGATAACCAAACCAGAAGGGATATTGATGAATTGTATGGCGAAGAATTTGGGGATTTAGGCACAGCCGAAAAAGATTTCATCAGGAATAATTTAAGGGATATTGGGCGCATCACGCAAAAATATTTAGAATACCCTCAAGTGGCGGCTTATTTAGGGCAAGACGGGACGAATGCGGTAGAGTTTTACTTGCACCCTAATGGCGATATTAGCGATCTTAAAATCATCATTGGCTCTGAATATAAAATGCTTGATGACAACACCTTAAAGACCATTCAGATCGCTTATAAGGATTACCCACGCCCCAAAACTAAAACCCTCATTCGCATTAGAGTGCGTTATTACTTAGGGGGCAATTAA
- the lepB gene encoding signal peptidase I — protein sequence MKFLRSVYAFCSSWVGTIVIVLLVIFFIAQAFIIPSRSMVGTLYEGDMLFVKKFSYGIPIPKIPWIELPVMPDFKNNGHLIEGDRPKRGEVVVFVPPHEKKSYYVKRNFAIGGDEVLFTNEGFYLHPFESDMDKNYIAKHYPNAMTKEFMGKIFVLNPYKSDHPGIHYQKDNETFHLMEQLATQGAEANISMQLIQMEGEKVFYKKINDDEFFMIGDNRDNSSDSRFWGSVAYKNIVGSPWFVYFSLSLKNSLEMDAENNPKKRYLVRWERMFKSVEGLEKIIKKEKATP from the coding sequence ATGAAATTTTTACGCTCTGTTTATGCATTTTGCTCCAGTTGGGTGGGGACGATTGTTATTGTGCTGTTGGTTATCTTTTTTATCGCGCAAGCCTTTATCATTCCCTCTCGCTCTATGGTAGGCACGCTCTATGAGGGCGATATGCTCTTTGTCAAAAAGTTTTCTTACGGCATACCCATTCCTAAAATCCCATGGATTGAGCTTCCTGTTATGCCTGATTTTAAAAATAACGGGCATTTGATAGAGGGGGATCGCCCTAAGCGCGGCGAAGTGGTGGTGTTTGTCCCTCCCCATGAAAAAAAATCTTACTATGTCAAAAGGAATTTTGCCATTGGAGGCGATGAGGTGTTATTCACTAATGAGGGGTTTTATTTGCACCCTTTTGAGAGCGACATGGACAAAAATTACATTGCTAAACATTACCCTAACGCCATGACTAAAGAATTTATGGGTAAAATTTTTGTTTTAAACCCTTATAAAAGTGATCATCCAGGTATCCATTACCAAAAAGACAATGAAACTTTCCACTTAATGGAGCAATTAGCCACTCAAGGTGCAGAAGCTAATATCAGCATGCAACTCATTCAAATGGAGGGCGAAAAGGTGTTTTATAAAAAAATCAATGACGATGAATTTTTCATGATCGGCGATAACAGAGACAATTCTAGCGACTCGCGCTTTTGGGGGAGTGTGGCTTATAAAAACATCGTGGGTTCGCCATGGTTTGTTTATTTCAGTTTGAGTTTAAAAAATAGCCTGGAAATGGATGCAGAAAACAACCCCAAAAAACGCTATCTGGTGCGTTGGGAACGCATGTTTAAAAGCGTTGAAGGCTTAGAAAAAATCATTAAAAAAGAAAAAGCAACGCCTTAA
- the pyrC gene encoding dihydroorotase, translating to MEIALFDPIDAHLHVRENALLKAVLGYSSEPFSAAVIMPNLSKPLIDTPTTLEYEEEILNHSSNFKPLMSLYFNDGLTLEELQRAQEKGIRFLKLYPKGMTTNAQNGTSDLLGEKTLEILENAQKLGFILCIHAEQAGFCLDKEFLCHSVLETFALSFPKLKIIIEHLSDWRSIALIEKHTNLYATLTLHHISMTLDDLLGGSLNPHCFCKPLIKTKKDQERLLSLALKAHPKISFGSDSAPHFVSKKHSANIPAGIFSAPILLPALCELFEKHNALENLQAFISDNAKKIYALDNLPAKKVRLSKTPFIVPTHTLCLNEKIAILRGGETLSWNIQEIA from the coding sequence ATGGAAATCGCGCTTTTTGACCCCATAGACGCCCACTTGCATGTGCGAGAAAACGCGCTTTTAAAAGCCGTGTTAGGATATTCTAGCGAGCCTTTTAGCGCTGCGGTGATCATGCCTAATCTCAGTAAGCCCTTGATTGACACTCCAACCACCCTTGAATACGAAGAGGAAATTTTAAACCATTCTTCAAACTTCAAGCCTTTAATGAGTTTGTATTTTAATGATGGCTTGACTTTAGAAGAGTTGCAACGCGCCCAAGAAAAAGGAATCAGGTTTTTAAAACTCTACCCCAAAGGCATGACCACAAACGCGCAAAACGGCACTTCGGATTTGTTGGGTGAAAAAACTTTAGAGATTTTAGAAAACGCCCAAAAATTAGGCTTTATTTTATGCATCCACGCAGAACAAGCCGGGTTTTGTCTGGATAAAGAATTTTTATGCCATAGCGTTTTAGAAACTTTTGCGCTTTCATTCCCTAAACTCAAAATCATTATAGAGCATTTGAGCGATTGGCGCAGTATCGCTTTAATTGAAAAGCATACCAACCTCTATGCGACTTTAACCTTACACCATATCAGCATGACCTTAGATGATTTATTAGGGGGGAGTTTGAACCCGCATTGTTTTTGCAAACCTTTAATCAAAACCAAAAAAGACCAAGAAAGGCTTTTATCCCTTGCTTTAAAAGCCCACCCTAAAATCTCTTTTGGCTCTGATAGCGCCCCACATTTTGTCTCTAAAAAGCATAGCGCTAACATCCCAGCAGGCATCTTTTCTGCCCCTATTTTGTTGCCTGCGTTGTGCGAACTTTTTGAAAAACACAACGCTTTAGAAAACTTGCAAGCCTTTATCAGCGACAACGCTAAAAAAATCTACGCGCTAGACAATTTGCCAGCTAAAAAGGTGCGTCTGAGTAAAACACCCTTTATAGTCCCCACGCACACGCTTTGTTTGAATGAAAAAATCGCTATCTTAAGAGGGGGCGAAACGCTATCTTGGAACATTCAAGAAATCGCCTAA
- a CDS encoding 3-deoxy-d-manno-octulosonic acid hydrolase subunit 2 produces the protein MEHSRNRLKHAAFFVGLFIVLFLMIMKRQTPPYAFVHNQTLSTKSPPYFTQLTIPKPNDALSVHASALISLPNDNLLSAYFSGTKEGARDVKISANLFDSKINRWSEAFVILTKEELSFYSHEYIKKLGNPLLFLHDDKILLFVVGVSMGGWATSKIYQLESALEPIRFKFVQKLSLSPFLNLSHLIRNKPLSTTDGGFMLPLYHELATQYPLLLKFDQQNNPRELLRPNALNHKLQPSLTPFKDCAIMAFRNHSFKDSLMLETCKTPTAWQKPTLTNLKNLNDALNLINLNKELYLIHNPSDLSLRRKELLLSKLENSNSFKTLKILDKANEVSYPSYSLNPHFIDIVYTYNRSHIKHIRFNMAYLKSLLK, from the coding sequence TTGGAACATTCAAGAAATCGCCTAAAACATGCCGCCTTTTTTGTGGGGCTTTTTATCGTTTTATTTTTAATGATAATGAAGCGCCAAACCCCCCCCTATGCTTTTGTGCACAATCAAACCCTTTCAACCAAAAGCCCCCCCTATTTCACACAGCTCACTATCCCTAAACCAAATGACGCTTTAAGCGTGCATGCGAGCGCTTTAATCAGCTTGCCTAACGATAACCTTTTGAGCGCTTATTTTAGCGGCACTAAAGAAGGGGCAAGGGATGTGAAAATCAGCGCGAATCTTTTTGATAGCAAGATCAATCGCTGGAGCGAAGCCTTCGTTATTTTAACCAAAGAAGAGCTTTCTTTTTATTCGCATGAATACATCAAAAAACTAGGTAACCCCTTGCTTTTTTTGCATGACGATAAAATTTTGTTGTTTGTTGTAGGGGTGAGCATGGGCGGGTGGGCCACTTCTAAAATCTATCAACTTGAAAGCGCTTTAGAGCCGATTCGTTTTAAATTTGTGCAAAAACTCTCTTTAAGCCCTTTTTTAAACTTAAGCCATTTGATAAGGAATAAGCCTTTAAGCACCACTGATGGCGGGTTTATGCTACCGCTCTATCACGAATTAGCCACCCAATACCCCTTGTTGTTGAAATTTGACCAACAAAATAACCCAAGAGAGCTTTTAAGGCCTAATGCCCTAAACCACAAGCTCCAGCCAAGCCTAACCCCCTTTAAAGATTGCGCTATCATGGCGTTTAGAAACCATTCTTTTAAAGATAGCCTCATGCTAGAAACCTGTAAAACCCCCACTGCTTGGCAAAAACCCACGCTTACGAATTTGAAAAACTTGAATGACGCTTTGAATTTGATCAATTTAAACAAAGAATTGTATTTGATCCACAACCCTAGCGATTTATCACTGCGCCGTAAAGAACTCCTGCTTTCTAAATTAGAAAACTCCAACTCGTTTAAAACCTTAAAGATTTTAGATAAAGCGAATGAAGTGAGTTACCCAAGCTATAGTCTTAATCCTCATTTTATAGATATTGTCTATACCTACAACCGCTCTCATATCAAACACATCCGTTTTAATATGGCTTATTTAAAATCCCTTCTCAAGTGA
- a CDS encoding 3-deoxy-d-manno-octulosonic acid hydrolase subunit 1, whose translation MFIHSSYTLSFIWLFLIFFFFKNKPLGLRFSLSFIIVILSNIALKDSLSLNAFLSSFTAPLSPFSCLLILAYALFSCRLLQKPPLETLQSYSVMLFFSLLLLIDILGFLPFSIYHHFMASLIFSALFCSSLFLSSPLLGVIALVALSSSLLMRSHFQILDSLLDFPLLLFVFFKTLSLVKKRL comes from the coding sequence ATGTTTATACATTCTTCTTACACGCTGAGTTTTATATGGCTTTTTTTAATTTTCTTTTTTTTCAAAAATAAGCCATTGGGTTTGAGGTTTTCGCTCTCGTTTATAATCGTGATTTTAAGCAATATCGCTTTGAAAGACTCTCTATCGCTCAACGCCTTTTTAAGCAGTTTTACAGCCCCCTTAAGCCCCTTTAGCTGTCTTTTGATCCTTGCTTATGCACTCTTTTCTTGCCGTCTCCTCCAAAAGCCCCCTTTAGAAACCTTGCAATCTTATAGCGTCATGCTATTTTTTAGTTTGTTGCTCCTTATAGACATTTTAGGGTTTTTGCCTTTTTCAATCTACCATCATTTCATGGCTTCTCTGATTTTTAGCGCGCTTTTTTGTAGCAGTTTGTTTTTGAGCAGCCCCTTATTAGGCGTGATCGCTTTAGTAGCGTTATCCAGTTCGCTTTTGATGCGTTCTCATTTTCAAATCTTAGATTCTTTATTGGATTTCCCCTTGCTTCTTTTTGTCTTTTTTAAGACTTTATCTCTTGTTAAAAAAAGGTTATAG
- the apt gene encoding adenine phosphoribosyltransferase yields the protein MNETLKEELLQSIREVKDYPKKGILFKDITTLLNYPKLFNKLIDALKKRYLALNIDFIVGIEARGFILGSALAYALGVGFVPVRKKGKLPAHTLSQSYSLEYGSDSIEIHSDAFRGVKGVRVVLIDDLLATGGTALASLELIKALQAECIEACFLIGLKELPGIQLLEERVKTFCLLEC from the coding sequence ATGAATGAAACGCTCAAAGAAGAACTTTTACAAAGCATCAGAGAAGTGAAAGACTACCCTAAAAAAGGGATTTTATTCAAAGATATTACCACGCTACTCAACTACCCTAAACTCTTTAACAAACTCATTGACGCGCTCAAAAAACGCTATCTCGCTCTCAATATAGACTTTATCGTGGGTATTGAAGCGAGGGGGTTTATTTTAGGATCTGCTCTCGCTTATGCGCTTGGGGTGGGTTTTGTGCCTGTGAGGAAAAAGGGCAAACTCCCCGCACACACCCTGTCTCAAAGCTACAGCCTAGAATACGGGAGCGACAGCATAGAGATCCACTCTGACGCTTTTAGGGGGGTTAAGGGGGTAAGGGTGGTCTTAATTGATGATCTCTTAGCCACTGGAGGCACAGCTTTAGCGAGCCTTGAACTTATCAAAGCCCTACAAGCCGAATGCATAGAAGCATGCTTTTTGATAGGGTTAAAAGAATTACCGGGTATCCAACTTTTAGAAGAGCGAGTGAAAACCTTTTGTTTGTTAGAGTGCTAA
- the folD gene encoding bifunctional methylenetetrahydrofolate dehydrogenase/methenyltetrahydrofolate cyclohydrolase FolD: MPNRGVVLLDGQALAYDIEKDLKNKIQTITAQTHKSPKLAVILVGKDPASITYINMKIKACERVGMDFDLKTLQENITEAELLSFIKDYNTDQNISGVLVQLPLPRHIDTKMILEAIDPNKDVDGFHPLNIGKLCTQKESFLPATPMGVMRLLKHYHIEIKGKDVAIIGASNIIGKPLSMLMLNAGASVSVCHILTKDISFYTQNADIVCVGVGKPDLIKASMLKKGAVVVDIGINHLNDGRIVGDVDFTNAQKVAGFITPVPKGVGPMTIVSLLENTLIAFEKQQRKGF; this comes from the coding sequence ATGCCAAATAGGGGCGTTGTTTTATTAGACGGGCAAGCGTTAGCTTATGATATAGAAAAAGATTTGAAAAATAAAATCCAAACGATAACCGCACAAACGCATAAAAGCCCCAAACTAGCCGTGATTTTAGTGGGAAAAGACCCTGCGAGTATCACTTATATCAATATGAAGATCAAAGCGTGCGAAAGGGTGGGCATGGATTTTGATTTAAAAACCCTCCAAGAAAATATTACTGAAGCCGAATTGCTGTCCTTCATTAAAGATTACAATACCGATCAAAACATTTCAGGCGTTTTAGTCCAGCTCCCTTTGCCCAGACACATTGATACTAAAATGATTTTAGAAGCCATTGACCCAAACAAAGATGTGGATGGTTTCCACCCCCTTAATATCGGCAAGCTCTGCACTCAAAAAGAATCGTTTCTGCCAGCCACCCCTATGGGCGTGATGCGTCTTTTAAAGCATTATCATATTGAAATCAAGGGCAAGGATGTGGCGATTATTGGAGCGAGCAATATCATTGGAAAACCTTTGAGCATGCTCATGTTAAACGCTGGGGCTAGCGTGAGCGTGTGCCATATTTTGACTAAAGATATTAGTTTTTACACCCAAAACGCTGATATTGTCTGCGTGGGCGTGGGTAAGCCTGATTTGATTAAAGCGAGCATGTTAAAAAAAGGGGCTGTAGTGGTGGATATTGGGATCAATCATTTGAATGATGGGCGTATCGTGGGCGATGTGGATTTTACAAATGCGCAAAAAGTTGCCGGTTTTATCACCCCTGTGCCTAAAGGCGTGGGGCCTATGACGATCGTCTCGCTTTTAGAAAACACTCTCATCGCTTTTGAAAAACAACAAAGGAAGGGATTTTAA
- a CDS encoding DedA family protein, with translation MEEYIINLWNQHAATWGYLILFGWSILEGEIGLILAGIASYTGHMHLGLAILVAGIGGFVGDQIYFYIGRTNKAYIQKKLEKQRRKLALAHLLLQKHGWFIIFIQRYMYGMRTIIPISIGLTRYSALKFAIINLISAMVWASITIILAWYLGEELLHALGWLKKHPYALILLLVSFLALVLWYFQYYSKKNR, from the coding sequence TTGGAAGAATACATCATTAACTTATGGAATCAGCATGCAGCGACTTGGGGGTATCTCATTTTATTCGGGTGGAGCATTTTAGAGGGCGAAATCGGGCTGATTTTAGCAGGGATTGCCAGCTATACCGGTCATATGCATTTAGGGTTAGCCATTTTAGTCGCAGGGATTGGGGGCTTTGTGGGGGATCAGATCTATTTTTACATCGGTCGCACCAATAAAGCTTACATCCAAAAAAAGCTAGAAAAACAACGCCGAAAACTAGCCCTAGCCCATTTATTGTTGCAAAAACACGGCTGGTTTATCATTTTTATCCAACGCTACATGTATGGCATGCGCACCATCATTCCCATTAGCATAGGCCTCACGCGTTATAGCGCTTTAAAATTCGCTATCATCAACCTCATTAGCGCGATGGTGTGGGCGAGCATTACTATTATTCTAGCGTGGTATTTAGGAGAAGAATTATTGCATGCGTTAGGGTGGCTTAAAAAACACCCTTATGCGCTAATATTACTATTAGTATCTTTCTTGGCGTTAGTGCTGTGGTATTTCCAATACTATAGTAAGAAAAACCGCTAG
- a CDS encoding site-2 protease family protein gives MQFFDSSLESFITTLMKILALLIAIIGHEIMHGLSAFLFGDRSAKNANRLSLNPIRHLDMMGSVLLPALLLIFQAPFLFGWAKPVPVDMRYIVSQKGSLACVVVSLAGVAYNFTLAVLLASITHWSFQQLGINALSVDELNLYQLALVTFLIQGILYNLVLGVFNSLPIPPLDGSKALGFLALHFKSAFLLEWFSKMERYGLLVVFIFLFIPPLSEFFIHAPTRFLFSLLLS, from the coding sequence GTGCAATTTTTTGATTCCTCTTTAGAAAGTTTTATTACCACCTTAATGAAAATCCTAGCCCTTTTAATCGCTATCATAGGGCATGAGATCATGCATGGCTTGAGCGCGTTTTTATTTGGGGACAGGAGCGCTAAAAACGCTAATCGTTTGAGTTTAAACCCTATCAGGCATTTAGACATGATGGGTTCGGTGCTTTTACCGGCTTTATTACTCATTTTTCAAGCCCCTTTTTTGTTTGGGTGGGCTAAACCCGTGCCGGTGGATATGCGCTATATTGTCTCTCAAAAAGGTTCTCTAGCATGCGTAGTGGTGAGTTTAGCCGGGGTGGCTTATAATTTCACCTTGGCCGTTCTGCTCGCTTCCATCACGCATTGGAGCTTCCAACAACTAGGAATCAATGCTTTAAGCGTTGATGAATTGAATCTTTATCAGCTCGCTTTAGTAACCTTTCTCATTCAAGGCATTCTTTATAATCTTGTCTTAGGCGTTTTCAACAGCCTCCCTATTCCGCCTTTAGACGGCTCCAAAGCGTTAGGCTTTTTGGCGTTGCATTTTAAAAGCGCGTTTCTATTGGAATGGTTTTCTAAAATGGAACGCTACGGCTTGTTGGTAGTGTTTATTTTTTTGTTTATCCCCCCTTTATCGGAGTTTTTTATCCATGCACCTACAAGATTTTTATTTTCCTTACTCCTTTCTTAA